The Clavelina lepadiformis chromosome 3, kaClaLepa1.1, whole genome shotgun sequence region AATTTCCCTGAGTTCGGTGAGGCTTATGGTTGCCAGAAGGGTAAAGATGGAATGTATCCAAACCCAGAAGACACGTGCCGAGTTTGGtgattaaatgaaaaaattgataCTGACAAAACAGATGGACGGTAAAAGACGGGCCCTGTAAATACAACACTGTTTCAGATTTTTTCATCTATCATTCCATATAATCGtttcatgtttaatttatatacagtattttgatAACATTGAACTAACTTCACGAATTCGTTCCACGTCACCCTATGCAATATGCATTTTAAATCTGCAGTAATCTGATGTCTGGTAATTTTCACTTGTATTCTAGCGTTTTGCAAATcaagtttttaataaaaggcgTTTTGCGAAGTATCGGTTTTTCTTTCAGGTCGggaagaaaaaattgaaaaataattgaaattgaaaattaatcCAATAAAATTTGCTAAACGAAATCTTGGCAGTATTTATCATAGCACAATATTAAAGGGGTAAATTAATTTACAGTAAGTATCAATATAGTGATCATTCGTTTCTTAAGACCAGCAGTAACGTACTGCAAATTCAGATGAAGCCTTAAATCGAGTGCAAGGCGCCCAGTTTTATAAAAAGATCACTTTGTAACTTCGCAAATAAAAAGTtgctttagagtttagacagTTGGAGTGCAGCAATAAAGGTAAGTTTTGAAGTTATACAAACAATTTGTGTTGCCTGTCTGTATATTTTGCTATGTACATTACATTATTAACTATTGTGAAACAGGTAAGTTTTCGTTtcgtttcatttcatttcatttctgAAATAATGATACCATACatgtaattactaattacgAGTTACGATATAATTTTAGCATATCAAACAAATTACCTGTAGAAGACATTTCTATATGGGGAAGATAAATTGCGAGAAGGCATTCGATAAAACTATAGAGAAAGTGCCAAAAGCGCTTGTTTGGTGCGTGGTAAATGAAAATATGTCAATAAggtaatatttttgcttttaaagtaGATGTCTGACGGTTTTAGCAGAAACTATACGCAAGTTGTGTTTAAGAAGATTATTCGCAAATCATAATCTTGAAAGCGTGTGATTGGTGGTTGTTGATCTAACGCCAAAAGGCTTACATCAACTGTGTAAGATTAAACCTTTTAACTATAAACAAGCGGAACAGCTTTGACCACCTGGTCACCACCTGATCAGATACTTTTGACAAGGCAACTGCTCTGTGTATTGCACTGTATATATCAGCGTTGAACCGGCGCCTGccagaaattttcaaaacaatgcaTATGACATCGAAAAAGACTTATTTCACCAACCTTTAACGCAGTGCATATATCTGGGTAACAGTAATAATGAATATGTTTAAATAAGACTGTGATCtcgttaatgaaataaaaacaccATCAAAGAAAAAGTTGTAAGAGGCCATAAGTTTGATTATACACAATAGGAAAGTTACAATAGGAAAGTTACACATTATTCTAAATATATGGTTACAAATAATGCTTACAGCTGTCAGGTTGTCCACTATTGTATGCAGCTGGGTAAAACGTTAAAGGTTTTGATCACTTGCCCCCagacaaataataaaatcttaaaacttGTTTGCTCGATTCATTCCTACTTTAAATATGCGATGCGATggaaaaatagtattttggcAAGTTCCTTTACTTTGGAGATAACTTCcagttaaacaaaatttacttaCACTGTATGAAGTTTTATCAGAGTTATAAAAGTACTGTCCGAATGtttctttaataattaattataataattttgcTCCACACTTGAATTCATTATTTCTAATGTCAAGTACTGACACAGTGACAGCCAGTGTTGTAGATGAAACCACAGCCCGTGTTAAGAAAACTTGGATAGTCGTCAAACTACGTAACAGACCAAGTAGGCAACTTGTCTAAAATCGCTTGGCTGTCTACATTGTGTGCGTACGTACACAAAAGTGTAAGATATTCGTTTTAGGGTAAACGCTTAAAAGTGATCAAAACCAACCGACTCGAGACAAGTCGAATCGTTCGAAACATTGAATAGATTCCAATCcattctttgaaaaaaatgactcGGGTTATTGTAGGACTCCGGTAAATATTGCAGCAAACCCTGAAGACAAAGAAAATGCCCGCGTACAAGACAACAACATCAGCACAAATACATTTCTATGCTCCAATAGAATCAAATTGGCTAATCTTTGAAGTGAAACATGATTTGATATAAAAGAAGGAATTACCTGGTTAAAGTTATAGGGTGAACTAACTCTTGCAGAAAACATTGCTGACAACGGCGGCAATGTAAAACATAGTTCGTTGTCATAACGTTCTTTTGGACAATTTCATCAATCTACAGTGAACTGCGATCTAAACGTTTGTGAAGGTGGATAACACGACCAGCGCAAGTGAATGCCTTCTACGCCTGACTGAGAAATCAGATCATTTTTCCGGTTGGTTTTTACAGCCGCCCTGTTATGATGTATTGTAGACCGGTATTCGGTACGAGTATACCCTCAGGCATTGAAGCGTACATAACACACGCGGTGACTTTAACACGTGTTTCCTTCTTTCTATTTCTATAAGTGTAGCTTTTGAGGAAAAGTGAGAGCTTTTTGCTTCTTCGAACCAACAAACAAACGAAATGATCAATGACCACACCTGAAGTACTTCACAGCAGTCATCTTACAACACATGTTTTTTACGTAGATAACGCATGGATTCGACAACGTTGGTGGCCAGTTTGACAAATACGGAATCCTATAAAACTGGTGGAGCCGTACCTCGCAGCTTAATTTCTTACATAATATAACTTGTATTGTAGACTAATATTCGGCAGTTAAGTGGGATCTGGCAGATGGTCGTAATGTAAGCTTAATAAGAATGTTGAAAGAGCAACTTGGTACGGTAACaaacaagttattttaacCTTGCAATTGACAGATAAACGGCAAGCAAACCACCCATGAGAACCTTGCAGACAATGCCGCAATTCGACAAGCAtaagttttaaatgaaattttaacaaaaccggTACTGTATGTAAAACATTGGTGTGTGTAATGTtaatatatttgtattttgaagtattttagTTTGCTGATATGAAACTTCATTCATGTTTCCttcaaaaaattactttcattTTCAAGAATAAAAACTCCAATTATGAATTTCCAATAATTTGGAAAAGCTTACAATTGCAAGAGAGGTGATGATGCCATGTATCCCCAGCAAGCCGATATATGTAAAGTATGGTCACCACCTGATCAGATACTTTTGACAAGGCAACTGCTCTGTGTATTGCACTGTATATATCATCGTTGAACCGGCACCTGctagaaattttcaaaacaatgcaaaggCATCGAAAAAGACTTATTTCACCAACCTTTAACAAAATTGCATATCTGGGAACAGCAATAATGAGTATGTTTAAGTAAGACCGTGATCtcgttaatgaaataaaacaccatgaaagaaaaagttgtaAGAGGCCATAAGTTTGATTATACACAATaggaaagttaaaaattattctAAATATATGGTTAcaaataattaaaaccctTACAGCTGTCAGGTTGTCGACTATTGTATATAGCTGGGTAAAACGTTAAAGGTTTTGATCACTTGCCCCagacaaataataaaatcttGAAACGTGCTTGCTCGATTCATTGCTACTTGTATGTAGTATTTCGGAAATTTTCTTTACTTTGGAGATAACTTCCAGTTAAACAGAATTTACTTACACTGTATGAAGCTTTGTCAGGGTTATAAAAAGGACTGTCCGAATGTTTCTTTAAtgataaattataataaattttgctCCCCTCTTGAATTCATTATTTCTACTGTCAAGTACTGACACAGTGACAGCCAGTGTTGTAGATGAAACCACAGCCCGTGTTAAGAAAACTTGGATTGTGGTCAAACTACGTAACAGACCAAGTAGGCAACTTGTCTAAAATCGCTTGGTTGTCTAGGCTACAAACTCTACATCGTGTGCGTTCGCAAACAAAAGTGTAAGATATTCGTTTTAGGGTAAACGCTTAAAAGTAATCAAAACCAACCGACTCGAGACAAGTCGAATCGTTCGAAACATTGAATAGTTTCAAATCCATTCTTTGAAAagaatgactcgagtcattgtAGGACTCCGGTAAATATTGCAGCGAAccctgaaaacaatgaaaatgccCGCGTACAAGACAACAATATCAGcacaaatacatttttatgctCCAATAGAATCAAATTGGTTATTCTTTGAAGTGAAACATGATTTGATATAAAAGAATGGATTACCTGGTTCAAGTTATAGGATGAAAATTACAGCGCTACACAAAACTTAaagtcaacaaaaaacaatttgattcTTTCAAAAAGGAgaaaaatcattatttttcatGCTTGTGTTTAGTAGAATCACCAGAATAATTATAATAGAAAAAGTAGGCAATAGCAAGCCTAATCCATAATCACATAAAATTGTTAATTGAATATTACGGCACAACCACAAAAAAGTTAAGCTTAGCATTAGCTGTCAGCGCAAAATCAGGAGAATGCCTTCAGGTTTAAATAATCTGGCCATTTATGCTTTGCgagaaaaagttaataaaGCGAACTGAAGCTTGGGCAGAAAGTTTATAAATAGAGAAGGCAACGCACGGAAGCtcaatacaaaataatttattttagatgTAGAATATGAAGATGTTAGGCGAAATTCGCAAATACGTGTTTTTTTGCGCAGTTTGCTATATTGTAAAGTCTGCTGTAGGTAAGTAAAACAAGCAACTAAGAGAGGTTATTACTTTACAAATGGGACCAAAAACCgttgttttaatgttgatatcaataacataaaagaacACCGCTATATCTATTATAAGAGCGAGTGGATAGTTTTAATCATgtgttgattaattataatttccAGGTAAGATCTGCTGGGATTGTCCTCCTTCTAAAACCAAAGAAGAATGTCACGATAGAGGTCGCCTTGTGGAATGCAACGATCCTGGGGTGAAAACGATAACTCATTATATTAAAGTTCCTTGAAAACAACCAGTATAATATCAAActtaaacaaaagtaaaaccaGTCATGTATGCACCATCCTTTTCCCTTACTAACTTTAAATTATCTATTGTGATAAAATGTGACGTAACTGATTTCAAGGAGTTTGAGAATAACGCTTACAATAATCGCGATGCAAAATTCTAGGCAATGTGTCAAATTCAAGTTCGATACGGAGGTTGGGGAAACGAcccaatggtgaaaaaatcttgcaaaaAGAGATATGCTTGCAAAAATGATTATCGCCAGGTAAAATCGTTACATCGAGAAAAGTCGACTTTTGTCTAATTTACTGACATCGTTATATAATAGCGGCAAccaaattgtttgaaattgcTTAGAACTTTCGCAACGCTGGAGGAAAATATGGTTCAACATTACAATGCAATGGAGGCCCGCCTACCTCGGTCTGTACATGCTGCTGTTCCAAGGATCTGTGTAATAAAGATTCTTGGGAATGCAAACCAAGAGGTAACCATAGTACTTAACTCTTGTCAAGAGTAATAGTATAGTCTATAATTGCTTGCGGAAAGAAATCACAGCTGCTAAAGTGCTCAAATACAGAAGCATATAGTCGAGTGGAAAGAACTCGAGTCAGAGACTCGTCTCCGACTCGAGTTACTTTTTCAAATACTTGATATCAGTCTTTTTCTAAGAAAGTGAATAAATGACTTGAATCGAGACTGTAGCCTACTTGAAACGACCCGACTTGACTCGGGTCGTTTCTTTATATTACGTTTTAACATTCAGATAAAACGATTCTCTATCAGTTGGTCCAAACACATGAAATTGAAGGGGCAAGTCCTGAAACAacttggccttaaatcaaagagtatcAGTCAGTAAATAAAATGGTGAAATAATTTGTGCTGATATGTACTGGTTCAGTAGTTATTGTCATaaataagtggcaaaaaacgcaaattgGACTTGAAGTTAATAAAACCAGTGATGACAAGAGTAAGACATGACTTGATactaaagtttaaaaaataacactaaGTATTTATCATTACACAATCAAACCCGGAAGTAAACACTTCTCCTTTGGCGATGAACGCACGGAAGGGTTATAATACTATACCACATACTTTTAAGCTATATCTAATATTGACATCTTATTGATAAGTTACTGTTAAACCCGGAAAGTGCTCGGAATGATTAGTGTCAGCCCagtttattaataaaaagaatatttctttataaaactaTGCCCCATGTTTTTATGGGAACCTACTTTGCTACAAGTCTATGGCAAGATCTTCGTTTgagttttacaaaacagtgtataaagttaatgaaagattttgctaAGCCTACGAACTATCTATAGGGTTTTAACCAGGATTTCAATTTAACTGGATATCTGAGGTTGATGTTTCTATATAAAGAAAGTAACTTTAACCAAGAAAAAGTCGGTAAAGCGAAAGTCAGCATCACAATTTTGTCGTATTTAATGTGTTTGAAAATAGCCACAGTATACTTTTTGTGAGGACCCAAACTTTtctattaaaagtttaaaatggaTTTCAGGCACGGTTGTAACCACCCAGCCACCTCCAAAATCAACGACCACTGCAGGGGAGACTCAGAGTGAAATCTGCGAAAGTCCGGCTTGTGTTACTGCAGGTGAgtgtaattgaaaaaagtcTTGTTCTTAGATTTGCTTGGAAAGGCGATTCCAGAATAATTGTGCCCAAACGCTTGCCGTTGTCAACGGAAGTTTGCAATAACGATTTTACGAGCTGTTTGcataatttttgtaaagaaGACACAAGAAAAGTGTTTCTTTTTAATATTGAAGCAATGATGTTCGCCATGGAGACTgtttacacaaaaattaaaaatagcgTCGATACTAAGTCGTAAATTTGATGGAAGCGTTTCGCATTAACCCTGTCTAGAAAAGCAATCTAAGTACAAATTTAAGCGCTATACTGAAAAGCAAAGTTTCTTGATAAAGCAGATATGGACATTCATTGATCACTTGCGAGTGATCCACATGTAAGTTTAAGAAATACACATTGATAACACTTAGCACAATTAACCCTTAAGAAGGCGTCAAACACCTAAAACTATGACctctatgattttgttggactcttacgtagggctttaaaaaacctatttagaccaatcagaaggcagtgTGTTTGGTGTTgctttctagcctgggaattaccccaGCAgctggcgtgcttcaatgtcccaggtcgcgtgcaaaattacaataaaacttagcatgaaagtagctaaaattgggtttttagGCCAAAACTTCTAGGGTTTATTTTGGGCTtctgttaaacaaattttaatcattgtttttcgatgGTATTATATGAAATGGTAAACCAAATCATACTAAactgacatgcaaaatttcagagagccccatgaAGGATTTTTCGAGaaatttgtcatttagtaAACTcaatgtataataaaacaaacgtttttatgacatttttgGTGTTCGACGCCTCTTTAATGTGTTTTGTCCTGTGCGGACAATAAttggtatttattttattttcatacatGTTCAAGCATCACGGATATTGAACGCAATGAATCGAGACGCGGATCCGTGTAACGATTTCTTCGAATATGCTTGCGGCACCTGGAACGTGGACCACATCATTCCCGATGATCAGTCATCCGTATCCACCTTCAACACGCTGCGTGATGACGTGTCTAAAGTTCTTAAAAGTTAGCATATTAAAAGTGCACTGTGTACAGcataataaaactaaaatttgtaaCACAATATATTTGCAATGCAAGAGAACATACATATAAAATCTATGTAGATCATTTGCAACTTAAAATACTTAACTTTATAAAATACTGCAAGTATAATGCCGTATTAAATATCTTGTTCGTTTAAACGGCCTTTTCAGGCAAGTCTTACGTGTTAAAATGCGATATTTCTTATATAAGCTGTTCTGGAAAGACCTTCCAATGGCGACCGGGATTCAGttgttaaagcaaaaaacttcTATGCTTCGTGCATGAATACAAGTATGTGAATTGCGAACTTTTTTCTTGAActagttaaaaaaaatacttttccaTGCTGCAGTACATCATGAATGGATAAATTCTCATAAAGATGTTAAGGACCACCCATAACCAAtattgataattaatataaGTTCGCCATTACTCAAAGGAAAAGAGATATCTCCTGTGTTTTTAGGTGTTATTGACACGCTCGGTGTAGATCCAGTGAAGGCATTGATCACTGAAATGGGCGGTTGGCCGGTGATTGGTGATTCATTTGATAGCTCTGCTTTCAATTTTGAAGACACGCTCGGTAAATTTAGGTCTGTGTATGGCACCTACGGTATCATGTCCAGTTGGGTCAGCGCTGACGACAAAAATTCATCGGTCAACATCTTTCAGGTCAGTTATTTGGCTTTATTTTTACGATTTGTACAAAGTATCCATCACACAGTTTagataatatttttactttgaatATTGTCGTTAAAAAACCCATATAAAATAGGTTTCGCACAGCTAGACTCGACTCATTCCACGCCGTGCTCAGTTCAATTTCGTTAATGCTTCACTGTCAGCTTCATACAAAGGAGCGAGagaagtaaatataaaaaaccaAAGCATCAATTAACTTATCAACATAGCATCAGCACCCAACACAATTTTAGAACTTTGAATGGTATGCGAGCCAGTATCATCCAATGTAAAGAAAAGGTACTGATGAAATGACTATAATTTATCGTGTTTGTCATTATTGACGTCAGGGGGCTGTAAATTggtaaaaaatgaaagaatagCTAAAAGTATGAAAAGCTTGACGTGTGGAAAACATTTACGTAACCTCTCCTAATATGTTCAGCAAAGAAAACATTGCACGGTGTGGCTGATACAACAGGATCGTAAATCATAAAtccattttaaaatcaattaccGTTTCTAACGAAAAAAAATAATCTTCCCAATTGGCGGTtagcaaaatttttcaatttcaaaagaaaaaagaaggaaataaaaatcaaccaaaacaaaaatggcaCCTTTCACATTCCAAGAATAAAGGAATGAGATCGAAAAATTTCTATATCGCATATTACGCCTATAGCTATGCTTCTCAGATAGTGCAAAGTACGGTTTATCCATCACGTGTAGCACCCTGACAAACGCAATAGATCAGATACTCCACTATGAGATAGAGAAATGTTCCTGAAAACATtctttattcattttatgtCACAATGGTGACTTCCACAGAGTAACGACCTGTTTGCACAGTTGCAATAGGTGTAGCCAAAAGCAAACCTTGCTACCACAGAGCTTTAGCTTGAGCTGTGTGATAAGTTAGAActacaaatattaattttggtTCTCCAATCAGATAGACATCGTAgaataaactgaaaaaatgcCCTAACCGGTGCACAAGTTTGCCTGTGACGTAGTCAAGTCGGTTtgcaaatacaaaacaaaaacagagaAAAAACTGTCAAAGGGATCTAACCTatgtaaatataattttgatcACGTATTAGCACGCTATTGTAACGTACCATGCCGCCTTGTCCTCGATTCAACAAAAACTCGTTGAACGGAGTTGTTAAATTTATCACTGACTAATTAAAACGTcgaatgcaaagaaaaaaccatgaaatatattactcatttatttacagcaaacaataCCAGACCGTAGTGAAACAAGCAGCTAGCATAATCAGCAGGTCTAATTTTCCTCAAATTTTTAGATGGACCAACCTAGCCTTGGCATGCCGGATCGTGATTACTACCTCAACGAAGACACTCGTGACAAAACCGAGCCTGGTTATAGACAATTTATGATTAACTTCATGACAATGATCGCAGGTTCTTCGGCCAATGctacaaaaattgcaaatgtcTCTGATGAGGTAAGAAGGCTTTGCGTCATTCCTATAAGTGCTGCTATGTGTGAAATgtgattttgaaaatagtagattttcaaagacaaaaacatttttttataattccGTTTTTGTTAAAGCcactaaataactttttcaaataCGACTTATAGAAATCGTACATTTCAGATCATCGATTTTGAAACCGAGCTAGCTAAGGCGATGGCCCCAGATAGCGAGCGACGAGACACCTTTGCAATCTACAACAGACTGACGCTAACGGAACTAAGCACTAATGTTTCAGGCGATATTGATTGGGTTCAATACATGAATAAAGTGCTTGAGGTAACTGATGGTCCGCTCACTGCTACTGCTGATGAAGAAATCGTTATCTACGATCCCGAGTATCTCAAGAACGTGACATCCATAATTAACAGCAGATGGGAGTAAGTTAACAAATCAAAGTTTAAACTGATTAGAACaagttttgcaacaaaactgtttcttttctttgtcgtttttattttaggcgagtgtaaatttttaacaagtcGACTTCAACACCTTTAACTGACGTATGCTGTTTGGCTCTACAATATTCTAAAAATTCCATCCGTTGTTTAGGCTTGTTCAAAACTATCTGGTTTGGCGAGTTCTGAAAGATAGAGTTAGCTACATGAGTGCGGATCTGAGAGAAACAAGAGCGCCATACACTGAAGCTGTATCAGGAACAACTTCGGAGGAGGCGAGGTGGCTGACATGCAGCGACACCACCGAGGGATACTTTGAGATGCCGGTTGGCTCGCTTTTTGTGGAGGAAGCTTTCCCGGAAAAAAACAAGGCAGTGGTAAGACAAATGTAAAGTAATATTCTATTCTCAACCTAAGAAGTTTTTGCGATATAACAAGCAAGTTTGAACAGAATTAAATTAGTCAAATCGTATCAAAAGTTAATTACTATATTTTTCGATATATTATTGAAATTCACAAAGTTTCAGAcccattaaaattttgaactcaATTTGTTTGTCTTCTAGACCTTGGAAATGGTGGAGAACATAAGAGTCGCTTTCAAAGGGTTCCTGCCCGCAAACGACTGGATGGATGACCAGACAAAGTCAGCTGCTGAAGTCAAAGCTGATCAAGTGACACCGATCATCGCTTATCCTGATTATATCGTGGACGCGTCAGATCCGAAGATGGACAACGATTATGACATGATAATCACACCGAACGAATACTTCAAAAGCATCCAAGAGTTGGTTGTTTGGggaaataaaaattcatttgGCAAACTCCGAGAACCCATTGATTTCACCGAGTGAGTAGGCTACTGCATGCATACCATTAAGGTGCAGCTAAGTCATTAATTACCACGACAGCTCTATCTGAACATCCTGTCGTGGTTAATAATGTCTCCTTTACGCTCGTACGTGTTTAGATGGATAACCGGACCAGCCATTGTAAATGCTTTCTATTCGCCGTCAAGAAATCAAATCGTATTTCCGGCCGGTATTTTGCAACCACCCTTCTACGACGCAGGGCAACCTAATTCTATGAATTATGGTGGA contains the following coding sequences:
- the LOC143448333 gene encoding membrane metallo-endopeptidase-like 1 isoform X1 — encoded protein: MCQIQVRYGGWGNDPMVKKSCKKRYACKNDYRQNFRNAGGKYGSTLQCNGGPPTSVCTCCCSKDLCNKDSWECKPRGTVVTTQPPPKSTTTAGETQSEICESPACVTAASRILNAMNRDADPCNDFFEYACGTWNVDHIIPDDQSSVSTFNTLRDDVSKVLKTVLERPSNGDRDSVVKAKNFYASCMNTSVIDTLGVDPVKALITEMGGWPVIGDSFDSSAFNFEDTLGKFRSVYGTYGIMSSWVSADDKNSSVNIFQMDQPSLGMPDRDYYLNEDTRDKTEPGYRQFMINFMTMIAGSSANATKIANVSDEIIDFETELAKAMAPDSERRDTFAIYNRLTLTELSTNVSGDIDWVQYMNKVLEVTDGPLTATADEEIVIYDPEYLKNVTSIINSRWELVQNYLVWRVLKDRVSYMSADLRETRAPYTEAVSGTTSEEARWLTCSDTTEGYFEMPVGSLFVEEAFPEKNKAVTLEMVENIRVAFKGFLPANDWMDDQTKSAAEVKADQVTPIIAYPDYIVDASDPKMDNDYDMIITPNEYFKSIQELVVWGNKNSFGKLREPIDFTEWITGPAIVNAFYSPSRNQIVFPAGILQPPFYDAGQPNSMNYGGIGMVIGHEITHGFDDSGSQYDGHGNLNNWWTDSSKENFNNKSQCMIDQYSSMTWAVADNRNLNGELTLGENIADNGGIREAYTAYKTWQSQNPQGDLRLPGLGNFTQDQLFFLGYGQVWCGTYKEAYAIRLLTTDPHSPGEFRVNVPSMNFPEFGEAYGCQKGKDGMYPNPEDTCRVW
- the LOC143448333 gene encoding membrane metallo-endopeptidase-like 1 isoform X2, with product MNRDADPCNDFFEYACGTWNVDHIIPDDQSSVSTFNTLRDDVSKVLKTVLERPSNGDRDSVVKAKNFYASCMNTSVIDTLGVDPVKALITEMGGWPVIGDSFDSSAFNFEDTLGKFRSVYGTYGIMSSWVSADDKNSSVNIFQMDQPSLGMPDRDYYLNEDTRDKTEPGYRQFMINFMTMIAGSSANATKIANVSDEIIDFETELAKAMAPDSERRDTFAIYNRLTLTELSTNVSGDIDWVQYMNKVLEVTDGPLTATADEEIVIYDPEYLKNVTSIINSRWELVQNYLVWRVLKDRVSYMSADLRETRAPYTEAVSGTTSEEARWLTCSDTTEGYFEMPVGSLFVEEAFPEKNKAVTLEMVENIRVAFKGFLPANDWMDDQTKSAAEVKADQVTPIIAYPDYIVDASDPKMDNDYDMIITPNEYFKSIQELVVWGNKNSFGKLREPIDFTEWITGPAIVNAFYSPSRNQIVFPAGILQPPFYDAGQPNSMNYGGIGMVIGHEITHGFDDSGSQYDGHGNLNNWWTDSSKENFNNKSQCMIDQYSSMTWAVADNRNLNGELTLGENIADNGGIREAYTAYKTWQSQNPQGDLRLPGLGNFTQDQLFFLGYGQVWCGTYKEAYAIRLLTTDPHSPGEFRVNVPSMNFPEFGEAYGCQKGKDGMYPNPEDTCRVW